Proteins encoded in a region of the Panicum hallii strain FIL2 chromosome 3, PHallii_v3.1, whole genome shotgun sequence genome:
- the LOC112886289 gene encoding putative cell division cycle ATPase, with translation MEQRNLLVSALGVGVGVGLGLASARWAAPTHGEGGGGAGAGAAEVEAELRRLVLDGRESEVTFDEFHNFHYYLSDQTKEVLISAAFVHLKKAELSKHIRNLSAASRAILLSGPTEPYLQSLAKALSHYFKARLLILDATDFSLRIQSKYGGSSKVMLRNQSVAETTFGKMSGLIGSFMTYPKKDESREPLRRQTSNTDLRAKGSDGSTSMPSLRKNASVSSDMSDLASQCSGHSVRRTSSWCFGEKVLIQSLYKVMISVSENDPIILYIRDVDHFLSKSQRTYSMFQKMLAKLSGQVLILGSRLLNCDADNRDVDERVSTLFPYHVDIKPPEEETHLDFWKNQMEEDTKKFQMQDNRNHIIEVLSANDLDCDDLSSICFADTMVLSNYIEEIIVSAVSYHLIHNKDPEYKNGKLILSSKSLSHGLSIFQGEHGGKDTLKLEETKDGLKGALGSKKTETDKSATVPVGDGPLPPPKPEIPDNEFEKRIRPEVIPASEIGVTFDDIGALADIKESLQELVMLPLRRPDLFKGGLLKPCRGILLFGPPGTGKTMLAKAIANDAGASFINVSMSTITSKWFGEDEKNVRALFSLAAKVAPTIIFVDEVDSMLGQRARSGEHEAMRKIKNEFMSHWDGLLSKSGERVLVLAATNRPFDLDEAIIRRFERRIMVGLPTQESRELILRTLLSKEKVDENIDFKELATMTEGYSGSDLKNLCVTAAYRPVRELLKKEREKELQRREKEEKEKAAATKENAEAPESKKENSESKENSESKEEKPDGKADNSEAKAEGSHKEAAIDLRPLTMEDLKQAKNQVAASFAAEGAVMNELKQWNDLYGEGGSRKKQQLTYFL, from the exons ATGGAGCAGAGGAACCTGTTGGTGTCGGCCCtgggcgtcggcgtcggcgtggGGCTGGGGCTCGCTTCCGCTAGGTGGGCGGCGCCGACGCACGGCGAGGGAGGcggtggcgccggcgccggcgccgcggaggtggaggcggagCTGCGGCGGCTGGTCCTGGACGGCCGCGAGAGCGAGGTCACCTTCGACGAGTTCCATAATTTCCACTACTACCTCAG CGATCAGACCAAGGAAGTGCTCATCAGCGCAGCTTTCGTCCACCTGAAGAAAGCGGAATTGTCAAAGCACATCCGGAACCTCTCCGCTGCAAGCCGCGCCATACTGCTCTCTGGCCCCACAG AGCCTTACCTGCAGTCACTTGCGAAAGCTCTGTCCCACTACTTCAAGGCGCGGTTGCTAATTCTGGACGCCACCGACTTCTCGCTTCGG ATCCAAAGCAAATACGGGGGCTCCAGTAAAGTCATG CTCCGTAATCAGTCAGTAGCTGAGACCACGTTCGGGAAGATGTCTGGTCTCATTGGATCATTTATGACATATCCTAAGAAGGATGAGTCTAGAG AACCGTTGCGTCGGCAGACAAGCAACACGGATTTAAGAGCAAA AGGCTCTGATGGTTCTACCAGTATGCCTTCACTTAGGAAAAACGCCTCTGTATCATCCGACATGAGCGATCTTGCCTCACAATGTTCAGGACATTCAG TGAGGCGAACCAGCAGCTGGTGTTTCGGTGAGAAAGTTCTGATACAGTCACTCTACAAG GTCATGATTTCAGTATCTGAAAATGATCCGATTATTCTTTACATAAGGGATGTCGATCATTTCCTCTCAAAATCGCAAAGGACTTACTCGATGTTCCAGAAAATGTTGGCAAAATTATCTGGTCAAGTGTTGATACTCGGTTCTCGGCTACTTAATTGTGATGCTGATAATAGGGATGTTGACGAGAGAGTTAGTACCCTGTTTCCTTATCATGTTGATATCAAACCTCCTGAGGAGGAGACCCATCTAGATTTTTGGAAAAACCAAATGGAGGAAGATACAAAGAAATTTCAGATGCAAGATAATAGAAACCACATCATAGAGGTACTCTCAGCAAATGACCTAGACTGTGATGATTTGAGCTCAATCTGCTTCGCAGATACTATGGTTCTCAGCAATTACATAGAGGAAATCATTGTCTCAGCAGTCTCTTACCACTTGATTCACAACAAGGACCCTGAATACAAAAATGGAAAGCTCATTCTATCTTCTAAGAG TTTGTCCCATGGGTTAAGCATTTTCCAAGGTGAGCACGGTGGGAAAGACACCCTGAAATTGGAAGAAACAAAG GATGGTTTGAAAGGAGCTCTTGGATCCAAGAAAACTGAGACAGACAAATCAGCCACAGTTCCGGTTGGTGATGGTCCTTTGCCACCACCAAAACCA GAAATTCCAGATAATGAGTTTGAAAAGCGCATCAGACCGGAGGTTATACCAGCGAGTGAAATAGGAGTGACATTTGATGACATTGGAGCCCTGGCTGATATCAAAGAGTCTCTTCAGGAGCTGGTTATGCTCCCTCTTCGACGGCCCGATCTTTTCAAAGGAGGGCTTCTGAAGCCCTGCAGAGGGATTTTGCTGTTTGGACCACCTGGAACTGGGAAGACAATGCTTGCTAAGGCTATAGCAAATGACGCTGGTGCCAGCTTCATCAATGTATCGATGTCCACCATCACATCGAAATGGTTTGGGGAGGATGAGAAAAATGTCCGGGCATTGTTCAGTTTGGCTGCCAAGGTAGCTCCCACTATTATATTCGTGGATGAGGTCGACAGTATGTTGGGGCAGCGCGCTCGGTCAGGTGAACATGAGGCAATGCGGAAGATCAAGAATGAGTTCATGAGTCACTGGGATGGTCTCTTGTCAAAGTCAGGTGAAAGAGTTCTTGTTCTTGCTGCGACAAATAGGCCATTTGACCTTGATGAAGCCATCATCAGGAGATTTGAGCGCAG AATCATGGTTGGGCTTCCAACTCAAGAGAGCAGAGAGCTGATCTTGAGGACACTGTTGTCCAAAGAGAAAGTTGATGAAAATATTGATTTCAAAGAACTTGCAACCATGACCGAAGGTTACAGTGGCAGTGATCTTAAG AATCTCTGCGTCACCGCTGCATACCGCCCGGTTAGGGAGCTCCTGAAGAAGGAACGAGAAAAGGAACTA CAACGAAGGGAGAAGGAGGAGAAAGAGAAGGCAGCAGCGACAAAAGAGAATGCAGAAGCTCCAGAGAGTAAGAAAGAGAATTCTGAAAGTAAGGAGAATTCAGAAAGCAAGGAAGAGAAACCAGATGGTAAGGCGGATAACTCAGAGGCAAAAGCTGAAGGTTCCCACAAAGAAGCGGCCATTGACCTTAGGCCACTGACAATGGAAGACTTGAAGCAAGCAAAGAACCAA GTTGCAGCGAGCTTCGCCGCTGAGGGTGCTGTGATGAACGAGCTGAAGCAATGGAACGACCTCTATGGCGAAGGGGGCTCCAGGAAGAAACAACAGTTGACGTACTTCTTATAG